The following nucleotide sequence is from Nesterenkonia xinjiangensis.
TCGTCGCGTCCCTGGCGGTGGGCGCCAATCCGCTGTCGCCCGACACCGTGCTGGCGACGATCACCGGAGGCGGCACCGCCGAATCTCACTACGTGATCTTCGAGCAGCGGCTGCCCCGGACCGCGGCCGCCGTCGCGGTCGGCGCCGGGCTCGGGGCCGCCGGTGCGCTCATCCAGGCCTTCACCCGCAACCCGCTTGCGGATCCCGGGATCCTGGGCGTCAACGCGGGGGCGGCATTCTTCGTCGCCGTCGGCGTGGGTCTGTGGGGCATGACCGACCCGGTGGCGCACGGTTGGCTGGCCTGCGCCGGGGCCCTCCTCGCTGCCCTCGCCGTCCAGACGATCGGCACCTCCCGGAGGGGTCCGGCCGAGCCGACGCACCTGACGATGGTCGGAGTGGCGGTGGGGGCCGTGCTCTCCGGGCTCACCACCGCGCTGGTGCTGACCCATCCGCAGGCGTTCGACCATATGCGCAGCTGGAACGCCGGAAGCCTCCTGGACCGCGGCTTCGAGGTGAGTCTTCCGCTGATGCCGCTGATCGGGCTGGGCCTGCTGGGTGCTGTGCTGATGACCCGGGCGCTGAACTCCATGAGCCTGGGAGCTGACGTCGCCCGCGCCCAGGGAGTCGCGCCCCACCGGCTGCAGCACCTGGTCCTGGGCTGCCTGACGCTGCTCGCCGGCGGGGCGACCGCGATCGCAGGGCCGATCGCCTTCGTGGGACTCATGGTCCCGCATGTGGCCCGCTGGACCTGGGGCACGGACCAGCGCACGATCATGACGGGATCCATCCTCCTGGGTGCGCTGCTGATGCTCCTCGCCGACGTCCTGGGCCGGCTCCTCGTCCCCGGGGAGATGCCCGTCGGACTGGTGACCGCCTTCGTGGGGGCCCCAGTGCTGATCGTTCTGGTCCGCAGACGTCGAGCGAGCACCCTGTGAGCATCACGCCGGGCCCGAGGAACATGCTGCTCCGCATCGGCGGAGCCCGCGTCGTGGCGGCACGCCGCGCCCTCACGACCACAGCCATCCTCTGCGCAGCCTCCGGGCTGCTGCTGATCGGCTCGCTGGCCTGGGGCGACTATCCGCTCAGCGTCACCGAGCTGCTCCACGCTTTCGCCGGACAGGAGGACGGACTCACCCGCACCATCGTGATGGAATGGCGCCTCCCCCGCGCTCTGGCCGCCCTGGCCTTCGGCGCCGCACTGGCCGTCTCCGGCGCGATCTTCCAGACCTTGACGCGCAACCCCCTCGCCAGCCCGGA
It contains:
- a CDS encoding iron chelate uptake ABC transporter family permease subunit, with the protein product MIAILLTAVLLPGALVASLAVGANPLSPDTVLATITGGGTAESHYVIFEQRLPRTAAAVAVGAGLGAAGALIQAFTRNPLADPGILGVNAGAAFFVAVGVGLWGMTDPVAHGWLACAGALLAALAVQTIGTSRRGPAEPTHLTMVGVAVGAVLSGLTTALVLTHPQAFDHMRSWNAGSLLDRGFEVSLPLMPLIGLGLLGAVLMTRALNSMSLGADVARAQGVAPHRLQHLVLGCLTLLAGGATAIAGPIAFVGLMVPHVARWTWGTDQRTIMTGSILLGALLMLLADVLGRLLVPGEMPVGLVTAFVGAPVLIVLVRRRRASTL